One region of Peribacillus simplex genomic DNA includes:
- a CDS encoding amidohydrolase family protein, with amino-acid sequence MLLKNATFLSNEMKFEKGDLYITDGTIHFESTIDSEETIDCTNYLILPGLINAHFHSYSPLTRGLVKDMGIQDWCNDSKQGKIQQLFFDYIDNIVSKEDFVWAAKKSYLDMIRCGVTFVSDSDPGDYPKLLSKAMNDIGIRGIIDVYDAIDDYLESDHHVLFGTHLLEEEDITEDSLQFLMQKKNDDYIKMTHCMENRWRNDLVKNQFNKSSVELYDQKSLLDNKTVLFHGVYLSNSDFEIIAKYGSSIVHCPVSNLATGAGIANIGSMLQKGINVCLGTDYAETNMWETMRMSYYLLKVNQSVEEFSAENIFKMAIPHGAKAYGLEREVGQIQEGYKADLVFIKKEDFLLPLLETEHYSTLLHNLLLYLKEDSIKHVMIDGKWIMKERQIQTIDQQKVEQKYKEVVNGFIEYVHQKEITMK; translated from the coding sequence ATGTTATTAAAAAATGCAACCTTTTTAAGTAATGAAATGAAATTTGAAAAAGGCGACCTTTATATTACTGATGGAACAATTCATTTCGAATCAACAATAGATTCTGAGGAGACAATTGATTGTACGAACTATCTAATTTTACCAGGATTAATAAATGCACATTTTCATAGCTATTCGCCACTTACAAGAGGTCTGGTAAAAGATATGGGCATACAAGATTGGTGTAACGATTCTAAGCAAGGGAAAATCCAACAATTATTTTTTGATTATATAGATAATATTGTCTCAAAAGAAGATTTTGTATGGGCCGCAAAGAAGAGTTATCTAGATATGATTAGATGTGGCGTGACGTTTGTCAGTGACTCCGACCCAGGCGATTACCCTAAATTATTAAGTAAAGCTATGAATGATATCGGCATAAGAGGAATCATTGATGTCTATGATGCCATTGATGATTACTTGGAGTCAGATCATCATGTACTATTCGGAACACATTTATTAGAGGAAGAAGATATTACAGAGGACTCTTTACAATTCCTTATGCAAAAGAAAAATGATGATTATATAAAAATGACACATTGTATGGAAAATAGGTGGCGAAATGATTTAGTGAAAAATCAATTTAATAAATCAAGTGTGGAACTTTATGATCAAAAATCTTTGTTAGATAACAAAACAGTCCTTTTCCATGGCGTATATTTATCTAATTCAGATTTTGAAATCATTGCTAAGTACGGAAGCTCAATTGTTCACTGCCCAGTTTCCAATTTAGCTACAGGTGCAGGAATTGCAAACATAGGATCTATGTTACAAAAAGGAATTAATGTTTGTTTAGGAACGGATTACGCGGAAACAAATATGTGGGAAACGATGAGGATGTCTTATTATTTATTAAAGGTCAATCAATCGGTAGAAGAGTTTAGCGCAGAGAATATTTTTAAAATGGCGATTCCTCACGGTGCAAAGGCTTATGGGCTGGAACGAGAAGTTGGACAAATTCAAGAAGGTTATAAAGCAGACCTCGTATTTATTAAAAAAGAAGATTTTCTTTTACCATTACTCGAAACAGAGCATTATTCTACATTGCTGCATAATTTATTACTTTACTTGAAAGAAGATTCTATCAAACATGTAATGATTGATGGTAAGTGGATTATGAAAGAACGC
- a CDS encoding VOC family protein — translation MIKGFGGIFWRTKNLEDIKKWYSKVLKIEIENWNGTIITPQSGSETIFSFFSENDPYFPTEQQVMLNFQVENLDDSIKHLEKMGVPLAMEKTINEFGKFIWIEDPEGRRIELWEK, via the coding sequence ATAATAAAAGGTTTTGGGGGAATCTTTTGGAGGACTAAAAATCTAGAGGATATAAAAAAATGGTATAGTAAAGTCCTGAAAATTGAAATTGAAAATTGGAATGGTACCATTATTACACCACAATCAGGCAGTGAAACTATCTTTTCCTTCTTTTCTGAAAATGACCCCTATTTTCCAACAGAACAACAAGTGATGTTAAACTTTCAAGTTGAAAATTTGGATGACAGTATCAAACATCTAGAAAAAATGGGCGTTCCCCTTGCTATGGAAAAGACGATTAATGAATTTGGAAAGTTTATTTGGATTGAAGATCCAGAGGGAAGACGTATTGAGCTTTGGGAGAAGTAA
- a CDS encoding FMN-dependent NADH-azoreductase — protein MTKVLYITAHPHDDTQSYSMAVGKAFIETYKEVNPSHEIVNIDLYKENIPEIDVDIFSGWGKLQSGKGFEELSSEEKAKVGRLSELCEQFIAADKYIFVTPLWNFSFPPVLKAYIDSVSVAGKSFKYTEQGPVGLLTDKKALHIQARGSIFSEGPLAEMEMGHRYLNIIMQFFGVPSFEGLFVEGHAAMPDKAQEIKENAIAQAKDLAPNF, from the coding sequence ATGACTAAGGTATTGTACATTACAGCTCATCCTCATGATGACACTCAATCTTACAGTATGGCTGTGGGAAAAGCATTTATTGAAACTTATAAAGAAGTAAATCCTAGCCACGAAATTGTAAACATTGACCTTTATAAAGAAAATATTCCTGAAATTGATGTGGATATTTTCAGCGGTTGGGGGAAACTTCAATCAGGAAAGGGGTTTGAAGAACTTTCGTCGGAAGAGAAAGCAAAAGTTGGCCGACTCTCAGAGTTATGTGAGCAATTTATAGCTGCCGACAAATATATATTTGTAACACCTTTATGGAATTTTTCATTCCCACCAGTATTGAAAGCATATATTGATTCCGTTTCTGTTGCTGGTAAATCATTTAAATACACTGAACAAGGTCCAGTTGGCCTTTTAACTGATAAGAAGGCCCTACATATTCAAGCTCGCGGAAGTATTTTTTCCGAAGGGCCATTAGCTGAAATGGAAATGGGTCACCGATATCTAAATATCATTATGCAATTCTTCGGAGTTCCTTCTTTTGAAGGTTTATTCGTTGAAGGTCATGCGGCAATGCCTGATAAAGCACAAGAAATTAAAGAAAATGCTATTGCACAAGCAAAAGATTTAGCTCCGAATTTTTAA